From Pseudomonas hormoni:
CAATTGATGGGGGTGACGATGCACGAACCGGGATGCTCGCGTCTGGTGGCAGTGGATGTCGAGGAGGCGATGGCGATGGTGGAGGCCTGAGCCAGCGCTTGTAAGGCGGGTATTTTTAGTCTGTACGACTTTTTTACCTCCCTCTACTTGCTGGCCAATCGACATATTCGCGCAAGCCATTGTGACAGACGGTGTAAAGTTGCCTTTGGTCGTGCTAGTTTAATGTCAATTTTTCGTATACGTGGGCAAAACGCCTGTCAGAACATAGAGTTGGCGCCACGTTTTAAAGCGGTTTGCGAGTTGTAAACCCCTTATTTTTCAGCATTTTTTATAGAGGCACGGGATTAAATGGAAATCGGTCTGCGCGAGTGGCTGATCGTCATCGGCATTATTGTCATTGCCGGTATTCTTTTCGATGGCTGGCGTCGCATGCGCGGCGGCAAGGGAAAACTGAAATTCCGTCTTGACCGGAGTCTGTCCAATTTGCCGGACGAGGACACCAGCGCCGAGCTGTTGGGCCCGCCCCGCGTCCTGGATACCCACAAAGAACCGCAACTGGACGAGCACGACTTGCCGTCGGTGAGCATGCCTGCCCGTGAACCGCGTGAGTCGGGTTCCAAGCGCGGCAAGCGTGGCCATGGCGAACCGTCGCAAGGCGACATGAACCTCAGCCTGGATCTGGACGGCGGCCCGAGCTTCAGCAGCCGTGACGACGATTTCCCGGATGACACCAAGGCCTCGCCTTCGGTCAGCGACAAGGAACAACCGCAAGCCGAAGAAGTGCTTGTGATCAGCGTGATCTGCCGCGACGCTGCCGGTTTCAAAGGCCCTGCGCTGTTGCAGAACATTCTGGAAAGCGGTCTGCGTTTCGGCGAAATGGACATCTTCCACCGCCACGAAAGCATGGCCGGCAATGGCGAAGTCCTGTTCTCCATGGCCAATGCGGTCAAGCCGGGCATCTTCGATCTGGACGACATCGACCACTTCAGCACCCCGGCCGTGAGTTTCTTCCTCGGTCTGCCGGGCCCGCGTCATCCGAAGCAGGCTTTTGATGTGATGGTGGCTGCAGCACGCAAGTTGTCCCAGGAGCTGAATGGCGAACTGAAGGATGACCAGCGCAGCGTACTGACTGCGCAGACGATCGAGCATTACCGTCAGCGCATCGTAGAATTCGAACGTCGTGCACTGACCCAGAAGCGCTAAATCGAATGACGGGGCGGGCTCTTGTGGCAAGGGAGCTTGCTGTGGCGAGGGAGCTTGCTCCCGCTGGGCTGCGAAGCGGTCCCCATTCAGGCAGCAACACCGCATTTACCAGTTTTACGACGGCTTCGCCGCCGAACGGGAGCAAGCTCCCTCGCCACAGTGTCCATAGCTTTAAGCTACCGTATTTAAAAGATTGAGCAGCCTCGGCTGCTCTTTTGCTTTATGAGAGAACACCCATGACCGCCGCCAAAACCCGCATTCTAGAGCTGCGCGCTGAGCTGGATCAGCACAACTATCGCTACCACGTGATGGACGAGCCGAGTATTCCGGACGCTGAATATGACCGGTTGTTCCATGAGCTCAAGACCCTTGAAGCGGCCAACCCCGACCTCATCACCAGCGACTCGCCGACCCAGCGCGTCGGCAGCGCGGCGCTGTCGGCATTCACTCAGGTGCGTCACGAAGTGCCGATGCTCAGCCTCGGCAACGCCTTCGAAGAAACCGACATGCGCGAGTTCGATCGCCGTGTGACGGAAGGTCTGGACCTGCCGGCCGGCGACTTGTTCGGCGGCGGGGCGGCGGTGGAATACAGCTGCGAACCGAAGCTCGATGGCCTGGCCGTCAGCCTGCTTTATCAGGATGGTGTGCTGGTGCGTGGCGCGACTCGCGGCGATGGCACCACTGGCGAAGACATCAGCGTCAACGTGCGCACGGTGCGCAACATCCCGCTCAAACTGCAAGGCAGCGGCTGGCCGGCGACCCTCGAAGTGCGCGGCGAAGTGTTCATGTCCAAAGCGGGTTTCGAACGGCTCAACGCCACGCAGCTGGAAGTCGGCGGCAAGACCTTCGCCAACCCGCGCAACGCGGCGGCGGGCAGTTTGCGCCAGCTGGATTCGAAGATCACTGCCAACCGCCCGCTGGAGTTCTGCTGCTACGGCATCGGCCAGGTTTCGGCGGACATTGCCGACACGCACATCGGCAATCTGAAGCAGCTTCAGGCGTGGGGCATGCCCATCAGTCGCGAGCTGAAACTGGCGCACGGTATCGATGAGTGCCTGGATTACTACCGCGATATCGGCGAGCGCCGCAACGGGCTGGCCTATGAAATCGACGGCGTGGTGTTCAAGGTCAACAGCATCGCCTCCCAGCGTGAACTGGGTTTCCGCGCTCGCGAGCCGCGTTGGGCGATTGCCCACAAGTTTCCGGCCATGGAAGAACTCACCGAGTTGCTCGATGTGGAATTCCAGGTCGGTCGTACCGGTGCGGTAACCCCCGTGGCGCGCTTGAAGCCGGTCAAGGTGGCGGGCGTCACCGTGGCCAATGCGACGTTGCACAACATGGACGAAGTCGCGCGTCTGGGCCTGATGATCGGCGACACTGTGATCATCCGCCGTGCGGGCGATGTGATTCCGCAAGTGGTGCAAGTGGTCATGGAGCGCCGTCCGGATGATGCGCGTCCGGTGCAGATTCCGCAGAAGTGCCCGGTTTGTGGTTCCCATGTCGAACGCACGCAGCTGGTCAAGCGCAGCAAGGGGCGCGAGACCGTCAGTGAAGGCGCGGTGTATCGCTGCGTCGGGCGACTCGCCTGCGGTGCGCAACTCAAGCAGGCAATCATTCACTTTGTCTCGCGTCGCGCGATGGACATTGAGGGGCTAGGCGATAAAAGCGTCGAGCAACTGGTCGATGAAGGCCTGGTGAGTTCTCCGGCCGATCTTTATGCGTTGAAGTTTGACGACATTGTCGATCTGGAGGGGTTTGCCGAGCTGTCGAGCAAGAAGCTGCTCAGCGCCATCGAAGACAGTAAAAAACCGAGCCTTGCCCGGTTTATCTACGCCCTGGGCATTCCCGATGTCGGTGAGGAGACGGCCAAGGTCCTGGCGCGCTCTCTCGGTTCGCTGGAGCGGGTTCAGCAAGCATTACCGCAGGTGCTCACGTACTTGCCGGATGTCGGTCTGGAAGTGGCTCACGAGATTCACAGCTTCTTTGAAGATGCGCATAACCAACAGGTGATCGCGGATCTGCTCAAGCATGGTCTGCAGATTCAGGATCAGGGCGACCTGGGCGCCGAGTTTGCGGCGAGCACCACGCTGGGCGGTTTCCTCGACAAGTTGCACATTCCTTCGGTCGGGCCGGGCGGGGCGCAGAAACTGGCGGACAAGTTCGGTTCGCTGGAAGGCGTGTTCGGCGCTGACTGGCTGGACATGCGTCAGGCGCTGCCGGAGAAACAGGCCAATTCGGTCCGCGAGTTTTTTGCGGTTGCGGACAATCGCCTGATCGCTGAGGCCGCTGAAAAGCAGCTGCGCGATTTCGGCATGCACTGGCAGAGCGAGAAGAAGGTCGTCGAAGGACTGCCGCTGGCCGGACAGACCTGGGTGCTGACCGGCTCGCTGGAATTGATGAGCCGCGACGTCGCCAAGGACAAACTCGAAAGCCTCGGCGCCAAGGTGGCCGGATCGGTGTCGGCCAAGACCCATTGCGTAGTGGCCGGGCCGGGTGCCGGTTCGAAGTTGGCCAAGGCTAATGAGCTGGGGTTGAAGGTTCTCGATGAAGAAGCGTTTGTCGATTTCCTGAAAAAACAAGGCGTCTCGATCTGACACAAAACCTGTGGCGAGGGAGCTTGCTCCCGCTGGACTGCGTAGCAGTCCCATTTTTTGGGGCCGCTTCGCGCCCCAGCGGGAGCAAGCTCCCTCGTCACAAAGAATACGGAACGATCTTCGCGCGACAATGATCTAGTCTTGGCAAGCCCCAGGGAGATCGCCATGCACCGCTTCTTCGAACAGCTCAGCTCGCGCATTGCCGCGCCCTTCATCGGCGAGCGTTCGCGCAACAGCAAGGTCTGGCATTGCCGCTGTGGGCAGTCGCTGTTCTTTCGTAATAGCCAGTGCCTGGCCTGTTCGGCGGCGTTGGGTTATCAGCCTGAACACAGTCGTTTGTCGTCGCTGCAACCCGGCTTGCAGGCGGACACCTGGGTTCTGGGCGCCGATCCCGACGCCGGTGTGTTCCGCCGCTGCGCCAATCTCGATTCCCCTGCCGCGTGCAACTGGCTGTTGCCCGCCAACGACCATGATGCGTTGTGTCTCGCCTGTAGCCTGAATCGCACCATTCCTGATTTATCGATTCCTGAGAATCACGAACGCTGGCGCAAGGTCGAGACTGCCAAGCGTCGCCTGGTCGCGCAGTTAGTCAGCCTGGGTTTGCAGGTCATCCCCAAGACCGTGGACGAAGAGACCGGCCTGGCCTTCGATTTCATTGGTGTCGACCTCGAAGGCAAACCACCGACCACCGGCCATGCCAACGGCCTGATCACCCTCGATATCAAGGAAGCCGACGACGCCCACCGCGAGCAGGTCCGGGTGCAAATGCGCGAACCGTATCGCACCTTGCTCGGGCACTTTCGCCATGAGGTCGGGCACTATTATTGGGATCGGCTGATTGCCAACAGCCCGTGGCTGGAGCCGTTTCGCAACCTGTTTGGTGACGAGCGCGCGAGTTATGCCGATGCCCTGGATCGCCATTACCAGCAAGGCGCGCCGCTCGACTGGCAGCAACACTTCGTCAGCGCCTACGCCACCATGCATCCGTGGGAAGACTGGGCGGAAACCTGGGCGCACTACCTGCACATGATGGATGCGGTAGACACTGCCCTCGGATTCGGCATGAGCGCGAGGGAAATGGATTTCGACTTCCAGCCATTTCCGTCCACAACGCTCTACGATCCGCAGCATCCGGGCGGCGCGGCGTTCCTGTCCTTCGTCAATGCCTGGATCGAACTGGCCGGCATGCTCAACGAACTGTCGCGCAGCATGGGTCAGCCGGATTTCTACCCGTTCGTCCTGCCGCCGGCGGTGATCGCCAAGTTGCACTTCATTCACCTGGTGATCCAGCAGGAGGGCGGCAGGGCGGATGAGGTGTTGGCGCAATAAGATTTTCAGGCGTACTGCATGTCCTTGAAGCCGTTCATATTTTTTAATCCGCCCGAACGGTTGTAACTTCGTCTCAGACAGGTACAATGGCGCGGCTCGCCGTCAGGTGAGCGTCGTTATGGTGATCCCATCGGTCCCCCCGCAACGATTACCCGTGAACCTGGTCAGATCCGGAAGGAAGCAGCCACAGCGGGAACATTGTGTGCCGGGGTGTGGCTGGTGGGGTTGCCTCCATAACGCCCCGCGAGCCTTCTCTCGCGTTATCCATCAAAAATACCGTTTTATTGTTCTGCCATGGATCTTGTTCAAGGCGGATTTTCGTCGTTTCCGTTTTTGAAAACGGCGCAAAAAAAGGAGGCCGACCTGTCGAACCACGACAAGTCGGCCTCCTTTTTTCATTTCTGCCACTAAGGCTTGGACAAGGCCTGGTCAACCGCTGCAATCAGCTTTCCCAGATCCTTCGGGGTGGCTTTATGTATGACTGCGAACAGGTACGCCCGCTGTTCATCTTCGTCGCCCAAATCTGCGAAAAAGGCTTTCAGCTTCACGCCCAACACGTCGGCAAACAGGAACAGGGCTTCCA
This genomic window contains:
- the zipA gene encoding cell division protein ZipA, producing the protein MEIGLREWLIVIGIIVIAGILFDGWRRMRGGKGKLKFRLDRSLSNLPDEDTSAELLGPPRVLDTHKEPQLDEHDLPSVSMPAREPRESGSKRGKRGHGEPSQGDMNLSLDLDGGPSFSSRDDDFPDDTKASPSVSDKEQPQAEEVLVISVICRDAAGFKGPALLQNILESGLRFGEMDIFHRHESMAGNGEVLFSMANAVKPGIFDLDDIDHFSTPAVSFFLGLPGPRHPKQAFDVMVAAARKLSQELNGELKDDQRSVLTAQTIEHYRQRIVEFERRALTQKR
- the ligA gene encoding NAD-dependent DNA ligase LigA: MTAAKTRILELRAELDQHNYRYHVMDEPSIPDAEYDRLFHELKTLEAANPDLITSDSPTQRVGSAALSAFTQVRHEVPMLSLGNAFEETDMREFDRRVTEGLDLPAGDLFGGGAAVEYSCEPKLDGLAVSLLYQDGVLVRGATRGDGTTGEDISVNVRTVRNIPLKLQGSGWPATLEVRGEVFMSKAGFERLNATQLEVGGKTFANPRNAAAGSLRQLDSKITANRPLEFCCYGIGQVSADIADTHIGNLKQLQAWGMPISRELKLAHGIDECLDYYRDIGERRNGLAYEIDGVVFKVNSIASQRELGFRAREPRWAIAHKFPAMEELTELLDVEFQVGRTGAVTPVARLKPVKVAGVTVANATLHNMDEVARLGLMIGDTVIIRRAGDVIPQVVQVVMERRPDDARPVQIPQKCPVCGSHVERTQLVKRSKGRETVSEGAVYRCVGRLACGAQLKQAIIHFVSRRAMDIEGLGDKSVEQLVDEGLVSSPADLYALKFDDIVDLEGFAELSSKKLLSAIEDSKKPSLARFIYALGIPDVGEETAKVLARSLGSLERVQQALPQVLTYLPDVGLEVAHEIHSFFEDAHNQQVIADLLKHGLQIQDQGDLGAEFAASTTLGGFLDKLHIPSVGPGGAQKLADKFGSLEGVFGADWLDMRQALPEKQANSVREFFAVADNRLIAEAAEKQLRDFGMHWQSEKKVVEGLPLAGQTWVLTGSLELMSRDVAKDKLESLGAKVAGSVSAKTHCVVAGPGAGSKLAKANELGLKVLDEEAFVDFLKKQGVSI
- a CDS encoding zinc-binding metallopeptidase family protein; the encoded protein is MHRFFEQLSSRIAAPFIGERSRNSKVWHCRCGQSLFFRNSQCLACSAALGYQPEHSRLSSLQPGLQADTWVLGADPDAGVFRRCANLDSPAACNWLLPANDHDALCLACSLNRTIPDLSIPENHERWRKVETAKRRLVAQLVSLGLQVIPKTVDEETGLAFDFIGVDLEGKPPTTGHANGLITLDIKEADDAHREQVRVQMREPYRTLLGHFRHEVGHYYWDRLIANSPWLEPFRNLFGDERASYADALDRHYQQGAPLDWQQHFVSAYATMHPWEDWAETWAHYLHMMDAVDTALGFGMSAREMDFDFQPFPSTTLYDPQHPGGAAFLSFVNAWIELAGMLNELSRSMGQPDFYPFVLPPAVIAKLHFIHLVIQQEGGRADEVLAQ
- a CDS encoding helix-turn-helix domain-containing protein — protein: MQISSLGPAIRRYRKVAGLTQAELGEKTGFDPKTISRFETGTYTPSVEALFLFADVLGVKLKAFFADLGDEDEQRAYLFAVIHKATPKDLGKLIAAVDQALSKP